In the Arcobacter lacus genome, one interval contains:
- a CDS encoding acetyl-CoA carboxylase biotin carboxyl carrier protein subunit, whose product RVEKDQQIMILEAMKMEIDITAPVSGTISKILVEPSSSVEEGQTLAVIS is encoded by the coding sequence ATAGAGTTGAAAAAGATCAACAAATTATGATTTTAGAAGCTATGAAAATGGAAATTGACATTACTGCTCCTGTTTCTGGTACTATCTCTAAAATCTTAGTTGAACCTTCTTCTTCTGTTGAAGAAGGTCAAACTTTAGCGGTTATTAGCTAA